In a genomic window of Spirochaetaceae bacterium:
- a CDS encoding ATP-binding cassette domain-containing protein, whose protein sequence is MASSPAPAVRPLLELEQLKMHFPITRGLLHREVGRVKAVDGVDLAVHGGETLALVGESGCGKTTLGRCVVRIYEPTGGAIRYRGEDGSFADLTVLQGAGLRPYRRAIRMIFQDPYASLNPRKTVLQIVGESLRRHDNVRGAELEQRVAELLRRVGLRPEYIRRYPHAFSGGERQRIGVARALALRPRLVIADEAVSALDVSVQAQILTLLQELQAEFDLTYLFVAHDLSVVDYISDRVAVMYVGKLVELGSRARVFATPKHPYTEALLSAVPKPDPRLRGAGARVRLSGDVADPADPPSGCYFHPRCRYAQDRCAVDAPPLRDLGDGHQVACHFAEELELAGVAGA, encoded by the coding sequence GTGGCGTCCTCCCCGGCACCGGCAGTCCGCCCACTGCTCGAGTTGGAGCAGCTCAAGATGCACTTTCCCATTACCCGCGGGCTGCTGCACCGGGAGGTGGGCAGGGTGAAGGCGGTGGACGGGGTCGACCTGGCCGTGCACGGCGGCGAGACCCTGGCCCTGGTCGGCGAGTCGGGCTGCGGCAAGACCACCCTCGGACGCTGCGTGGTGCGCATCTACGAACCCACCGGCGGGGCGATCCGCTACCGCGGCGAGGACGGGTCGTTCGCCGACCTGACCGTGCTGCAGGGCGCCGGTCTGCGTCCCTACCGGCGCGCTATCCGGATGATCTTCCAGGATCCGTACGCTTCCCTGAATCCGCGCAAGACGGTGCTGCAGATCGTCGGCGAGTCGCTGCGCCGGCACGACAACGTGCGCGGCGCCGAGTTGGAGCAGCGGGTCGCCGAACTGCTGCGCCGGGTGGGACTGCGCCCCGAGTACATCCGCCGCTACCCGCATGCGTTCAGCGGCGGCGAGCGGCAGCGCATCGGGGTGGCGCGCGCGCTGGCGCTGCGGCCGCGCCTGGTGATCGCCGACGAGGCGGTGTCCGCCCTGGACGTGTCGGTGCAGGCGCAGATCCTTACCCTGCTGCAGGAGCTGCAGGCCGAGTTCGACCTGACCTACCTGTTCGTGGCGCACGACCTGAGCGTGGTGGACTACATCAGCGACCGGGTGGCGGTGATGTACGTCGGCAAGCTGGTGGAGTTGGGCAGCCGCGCGCGCGTGTTCGCGACGCCGAAGCACCCGTACACCGAGGCGCTGCTGTCGGCGGTGCCCAAGCCCGACCCGCGGCTGCGCGGCGCCGGCGCCCGCGTCCGACTGTCCGGCGACGTCGCAGACCCGGCCGATCCGCCGTCCGGCTGCTACTTCCATCCGCGCTGCCGCTACGCACAGGACCGCTGCGCCGTGGACGCGCCGCCGCTACGCGACCTGGGCGACGGACACCAGGTTGCCTGCCACTTCGCCGAGGAGCTGGAGCTGGCCGGCGTCGCCGGCGCGTAA
- a CDS encoding class I SAM-dependent methyltransferase yields the protein MNENTADTAYTMGRSAAETERLIEQSHLYERVTLRMLRNAGVEAGMKVLDIGSGAGDVAMAAAQLVGPEGSVVGVDMNAAILETARSRVRQAGHHNITFIAGDAREVELARDFDALVGRLVLMYLPDPGAALRQLVTHLRPRGIVAFQEAELVLYQSVRTPETPFVNQLVEWGLEVFRRSGANVGMGLELYHAFVEAGLPAPVSHLEAPAGGGPDWVGYEFLRHGFASLLPLMEAYGIATAEQLDIDTFAERLREEADAAGRLIVLPPHVTAYTRLPA from the coding sequence TTGAACGAGAACACGGCGGATACCGCCTACACGATGGGCCGGAGCGCCGCCGAGACCGAGCGGCTTATCGAGCAGTCCCACCTCTACGAGCGGGTCACCCTTCGCATGCTGCGCAACGCCGGCGTCGAGGCAGGCATGAAGGTGCTGGACATCGGCAGCGGCGCCGGTGACGTGGCCATGGCGGCCGCGCAACTGGTAGGCCCGGAGGGTTCGGTCGTCGGCGTGGACATGAACGCCGCCATCCTGGAGACCGCCCGCTCACGCGTGCGGCAGGCGGGACATCACAACATCACGTTCATCGCCGGCGACGCCCGCGAGGTGGAGCTTGCCCGCGACTTCGACGCGCTGGTAGGCCGCCTGGTACTGATGTACCTGCCCGATCCGGGCGCGGCGTTGCGGCAATTGGTCACCCACCTGCGGCCGCGCGGCATCGTCGCCTTCCAGGAGGCGGAACTGGTGTTGTATCAATCGGTTCGGACGCCGGAGACACCGTTCGTGAACCAGCTCGTGGAGTGGGGGCTGGAGGTGTTTCGGCGGTCCGGGGCCAACGTCGGAATGGGACTGGAGTTGTACCACGCCTTCGTGGAGGCGGGATTGCCGGCGCCGGTGTCGCACCTGGAGGCGCCCGCGGGCGGCGGCCCGGACTGGGTGGGCTACGAGTTTCTCAGGCACGGCTTTGCCAGCCTGTTGCCGCTCATGGAGGCGTACGGCATCGCCACCGCGGAACAACTCGACATCGACACGTTTGCCGAGCGACTCCGGGAAGAAGCCGACGCCGCCGGGCGCCTGATCGTGCTGCCGCCGCACGTCACCGCCTACACGAGGCTGCCGGCTTGA
- a CDS encoding haloacid dehalogenase type II, which yields MNHPHDSAAVTQARDTGTATQGSGTAACGVGIKALLFDVFGTVVDWRASVIREAAAFGRANGIAADWEAFADAWRGKYGPFMDKVRSGALPWTNLDGLHRLALEELLGEFGIRGVSEAARAELNLAWHRLDPWPDAPAGLARLKARFIIAAMSNGNVALMTNLARYAGLPWDCILGAELARAYKPDPETYLTGVELLGLQPGEVMMVAAHAGDLQAAASLGLKTAFVPRPLERGPAAVPEPIATASFDVAATDFRGLAAQLGG from the coding sequence TTGAACCACCCACACGATTCGGCCGCCGTCACCCAGGCGCGGGATACCGGCACCGCGACGCAGGGTTCCGGTACGGCGGCCTGCGGTGTCGGCATCAAGGCGTTGCTGTTCGACGTGTTCGGGACGGTGGTGGACTGGCGCGCCTCGGTGATCCGGGAGGCGGCGGCGTTCGGGCGGGCCAACGGCATTGCCGCCGACTGGGAGGCGTTCGCCGACGCCTGGCGCGGCAAGTACGGGCCGTTCATGGACAAGGTACGCAGCGGCGCGCTGCCGTGGACCAACCTGGACGGCCTGCACCGCCTCGCTCTGGAGGAATTGCTCGGTGAATTCGGGATCCGGGGCGTGTCCGAGGCAGCGAGGGCAGAGCTGAACCTGGCATGGCACCGGCTCGACCCGTGGCCCGACGCCCCCGCGGGACTGGCCCGGCTGAAGGCGCGCTTCATCATCGCCGCCATGTCCAATGGCAACGTGGCGCTGATGACCAACCTCGCCCGCTACGCCGGGCTGCCGTGGGACTGCATCCTGGGCGCGGAACTGGCCCGCGCCTACAAGCCGGATCCGGAGACCTACCTGACCGGCGTGGAGCTGCTCGGGTTGCAGCCGGGCGAAGTGATGATGGTGGCCGCCCACGCCGGCGACCTGCAGGCGGCCGCGTCCCTGGGCCTGAAAACCGCCTTCGTGCCGCGCCCGCTGGAACGCGGCCCGGCTGCAGTGCCTGAGCCGATCGCGACCGCGTCATTCGACGTGGCCGCCACCGACTTCCGCGGCCTGGCTGCCCAACTCGGCGGCTGA
- a CDS encoding NAD(P)-dependent oxidoreductase translates to MKILVTGSNGRIGGNLVRRLLGQGHEIRGFVFPGDASRAHKLDGFTNVELVEGDLRDYAAVQRAVRGVDAVYHIAAAFASPHDNVEYLQINGLGTIHVLEAIRAHAPHLHRLVYACTEAVYWRTEDDGRLFERPIREHEVSHSKLMPYFLTKWIGEELCMNYHYQYGIPTVVCRFTTVLEPSELLDEEGIPQHWSLGGTRERLRAQADPAPAAREALRQLDAAWQAGKRLLISRCPDGRTFKQEWADVRDIAKGLALALDADAAVGEAFTVGGLLTVWEELVPALAERLGVGYADVRMPSPNYFEFDHTKVRELLGYTPDHDFWSTFDAALAIRAGRETDVVPTGLRYGGAPAR, encoded by the coding sequence GTGAAGATCCTGGTTACCGGTTCCAACGGGCGCATCGGCGGCAACCTGGTGCGCCGGCTGCTCGGGCAGGGGCACGAGATTCGCGGCTTCGTGTTCCCCGGCGACGCCAGCCGGGCGCACAAGCTGGACGGATTCACGAACGTCGAGCTGGTGGAGGGCGACCTGCGCGACTACGCCGCCGTGCAGCGGGCGGTGCGCGGCGTCGACGCCGTGTACCACATCGCCGCGGCGTTCGCCTCGCCGCACGACAACGTCGAGTACCTGCAGATCAACGGCCTCGGAACCATCCACGTGCTGGAGGCGATCCGGGCCCACGCGCCGCACCTGCATCGCCTGGTGTACGCCTGCACGGAGGCGGTGTACTGGCGCACGGAGGACGACGGACGCCTGTTCGAGCGTCCGATCCGCGAGCACGAGGTGAGCCACAGCAAGCTGATGCCCTACTTCCTGACCAAGTGGATCGGCGAGGAGCTGTGCATGAACTACCACTACCAGTACGGGATACCGACCGTGGTGTGCCGCTTCACCACTGTGCTGGAGCCGAGCGAGCTGCTCGACGAGGAGGGCATTCCGCAGCACTGGAGCCTGGGCGGGACGCGCGAACGGCTGCGGGCGCAGGCCGATCCGGCGCCGGCGGCGCGGGAGGCGCTGCGCCAGCTCGATGCGGCATGGCAAGCGGGCAAGCGCCTGCTGATCAGCCGCTGTCCCGACGGGCGCACCTTCAAGCAGGAGTGGGCCGACGTGCGCGACATCGCCAAGGGTCTGGCCCTTGCGCTGGACGCAGACGCCGCGGTGGGCGAGGCGTTCACGGTAGGCGGCCTGCTTACCGTGTGGGAGGAGTTGGTGCCGGCGCTGGCCGAGCGCCTCGGCGTCGGTTACGCCGACGTGCGCATGCCGTCCCCCAACTACTTCGAGTTCGACCACACCAAGGTGCGCGAGCTGCTCGGCTACACGCCCGACCACGACTTCTGGAGCACGTTCGACGCCGCCCTCGCCATCCGCGCCGGCCGCGAAACCGACGTGGTGCCCACCGGCCTCCGCTACGGCGGCGCACCGGCCCGCTGA
- a CDS encoding DUF4325 domain-containing protein produces the protein MAGTRQRGRLIRRFIAKRIDSDSQEVVRETAREFGISRQAVNKHLRRLVDDGHVAVQGTTRNRRYSLSTIDRRTIALKLGKQLDENQVWRQQIVPLLPDLAGNAMDIWAYSFQEMLNNAIDHSSGMTVAVDIERTTTSTEMTITDDGYGIFKKIEETLDLEDERHAVFELTKGKLTTDPDNHTGEGIFFTSRMFDEFSIDSGGVYLSYLSPTEEYWVFDNDEFVAGTRVRMKLSSGAGRTPKEVFDAFTGDDDYAFTKTVVPVDLARYGNDALISRSQARRVLARLDRFNTVVLNFKNVDQVGQGFADQVFRVFARAHPDIALIPINADPQVMSMIKRANPRI, from the coding sequence ATGGCAGGTACCCGGCAACGAGGCAGGCTGATCCGGCGCTTCATCGCCAAGCGGATAGACTCCGATTCTCAGGAGGTCGTCCGCGAGACGGCGCGAGAATTCGGCATCTCCCGCCAGGCGGTCAACAAGCACCTACGCCGTCTCGTAGACGATGGACACGTAGCAGTGCAGGGAACTACTCGAAATCGACGCTACTCGCTGTCGACCATCGATCGCCGGACGATTGCACTGAAGCTTGGCAAGCAACTCGACGAGAACCAGGTGTGGCGGCAACAGATCGTACCTCTCCTTCCCGACCTTGCCGGCAACGCGATGGACATCTGGGCTTACAGCTTCCAGGAGATGTTGAACAACGCGATCGATCACTCATCAGGCATGACCGTCGCCGTTGACATAGAGCGCACGACCACCTCTACCGAGATGACGATTACGGATGACGGATACGGGATCTTCAAAAAGATCGAGGAGACCCTGGACCTTGAGGACGAGCGCCACGCGGTATTCGAATTGACCAAGGGCAAGCTGACGACCGATCCCGACAACCATACCGGGGAAGGCATATTCTTCACCTCTCGAATGTTCGATGAATTCTCCATCGACTCCGGCGGCGTGTACTTGTCTTACCTCAGTCCGACAGAAGAGTACTGGGTGTTCGACAACGACGAGTTCGTGGCCGGCACTCGGGTACGCATGAAATTGTCGAGTGGCGCCGGGAGAACCCCGAAAGAAGTGTTCGACGCATTCACGGGAGACGACGACTACGCATTCACGAAGACGGTCGTGCCGGTGGATCTGGCGAGATACGGAAACGATGCGTTGATTTCGCGTTCACAAGCGAGACGTGTCTTGGCGCGCCTCGATCGGTTCAACACCGTTGTGCTCAACTTCAAGAACGTCGACCAGGTGGGTCAGGGCTTCGCCGACCAGGTGTTCCGGGTATTCGCGCGCGCCCACCCCGACATCGCGCTCATTCCCATCAACGCCGATCCCCAGGTCATGTCGATGATCAAAAGGGCCAACCCCCGCATCTGA
- a CDS encoding phytanoyl-CoA dioxygenase family protein → MMERRSARERLAEGSPPASVLDKDMGAPLMTDAARFAATDSEGRPVVPLTAAQKYHFDTKGWLAIPGVLDAAEIEEMREFVLRLADEPESIPEHRRAPVGGPLQRLTDHPVVIGFAQEFIYRPFTDGGGGSLENDAGYGFRQEHSFVTVRRSGGGRRGAQGDGTFSPHNGNGMMRLPGDCHHYQAFPGHAYAGMTRIVWELNEVGRDDGGTLLLSGSHKAAYPAPEEIFTAESSLWETCACPAGSVLMFTEALTHSGQPWRNPDRPRVAVFNCYNSIHAKWHNWDPPAAVLADMPPKRRSLYRPVYVAGNWIRDGEAQS, encoded by the coding sequence ATGATGGAACGCAGATCGGCGCGCGAGCGGCTGGCCGAGGGGTCCCCGCCGGCCTCCGTGCTGGACAAGGACATGGGTGCGCCGCTGATGACCGACGCGGCGCGCTTCGCCGCTACCGACTCGGAGGGCCGGCCGGTCGTGCCACTTACCGCGGCGCAGAAGTACCACTTCGACACCAAGGGCTGGCTGGCGATTCCCGGCGTCCTGGACGCCGCCGAGATCGAGGAGATGCGCGAGTTCGTGCTGCGCCTCGCGGACGAGCCGGAGTCGATCCCGGAGCACCGGCGCGCGCCGGTGGGCGGCCCGCTGCAGCGGCTGACCGACCACCCGGTGGTGATCGGCTTCGCGCAGGAGTTCATCTACCGCCCGTTTACCGACGGCGGCGGCGGGTCGCTGGAGAACGATGCCGGCTACGGCTTCCGCCAGGAGCACAGTTTCGTCACGGTACGCCGGTCCGGCGGTGGCCGCCGCGGCGCCCAGGGCGACGGTACGTTCTCGCCGCACAATGGCAACGGCATGATGCGTCTGCCGGGCGACTGCCACCACTACCAGGCGTTCCCCGGGCATGCCTACGCCGGTATGACCCGCATCGTGTGGGAGCTGAACGAGGTGGGGCGCGACGACGGCGGCACGCTGCTGCTGTCCGGCAGCCACAAGGCCGCCTACCCGGCGCCGGAAGAGATCTTCACCGCCGAATCGTCCCTGTGGGAGACCTGCGCCTGTCCGGCCGGCTCGGTGCTGATGTTCACCGAGGCGTTGACCCACAGCGGCCAGCCGTGGCGCAACCCCGACCGGCCGCGCGTCGCCGTGTTCAATTGCTACAACTCGATCCACGCCAAGTGGCACAACTGGGACCCGCCGGCCGCAGTGCTCGCCGACATGCCGCCCAAGCGCCGCTCCCTCTACCGCCCCGTCTACGTCGCCGGCAACTGGATCCGGGACGGGGAGGCACAATCGTGA
- a CDS encoding ABC transporter substrate-binding protein: protein MTVRARTALIAALTGLGLAAGSGWAAGEEGKREAAPAQVMVTDPATGREVPAARYGGTLTVASAAEIPNTDQAIGGADAGAVNSGVVEKLGIGNWAIDRGINPLANPYLDVTHYTGALAQHWEVVNGTTYRFSIRDGVTWHDKEPMNGRPLTADDVVFTFQRLTGTGPFDEPPPNTGRIRQLAFTTLEARGNEVHVELAEPHPEALPILLDDAYGFILPPEVIAAAGDVADWRNLVGTGPFMLSEWVAGESLSYRRNPAYWGTDEKYPEHRLPYVDELRIVVMPEPATRLAALRAGRVDYAGANVATALEWFDEAADLLRTNPELQAHRHHVRSDQVFAMYVQDEPFDDVRVRRAMQMALDNETIAATVYQGHALTTPQGVIGRSQRGYIVPYEQWPADLQHAYGYDPAAAEALLDEAGYPHGADGVRFTVPLQWPAWDDMGDYQHMALQYWRAVGVQVEVNTVPGRRWIALLGAGRLHGLSPAVLGTSADPLSAQQWQEPGHRWNRGQVDDPVYNEWLARARAAVTLDERKEAVRQADYRLIGQHWFTWGPSAPSFNVVQPWVRGFNGDTFLGNGQTNAVFARLWIDRR, encoded by the coding sequence GTGACAGTCCGTGCACGGACGGCACTGATCGCGGCTCTGACCGGTCTGGGCTTGGCGGCCGGTAGCGGGTGGGCCGCCGGCGAGGAGGGCAAGCGCGAGGCGGCGCCGGCGCAGGTCATGGTGACCGACCCGGCCACCGGCCGGGAGGTGCCGGCCGCGCGCTACGGCGGCACGCTGACTGTCGCCAGCGCCGCCGAGATACCCAACACCGACCAAGCGATCGGCGGCGCGGACGCCGGCGCGGTCAACTCCGGCGTGGTGGAGAAGCTGGGCATCGGCAACTGGGCCATCGACCGCGGTATCAATCCGCTGGCCAACCCGTACCTCGACGTTACCCACTACACCGGCGCACTGGCGCAACACTGGGAGGTGGTCAACGGCACCACCTACCGGTTCTCCATCCGTGACGGCGTGACCTGGCACGACAAGGAGCCGATGAACGGCCGTCCGCTCACCGCCGATGACGTGGTATTCACCTTCCAGCGGCTGACCGGCACCGGTCCGTTCGACGAGCCGCCGCCCAACACCGGCCGCATCCGGCAACTCGCGTTCACGACCCTGGAGGCGCGCGGCAACGAGGTCCACGTCGAATTGGCGGAGCCGCACCCCGAAGCGCTGCCGATCCTTCTGGACGACGCCTACGGCTTCATCCTGCCGCCGGAGGTGATCGCGGCGGCGGGGGACGTGGCCGACTGGCGCAACCTGGTCGGCACCGGCCCGTTCATGCTCAGCGAGTGGGTCGCCGGCGAATCGCTCAGCTACCGGCGCAATCCAGCGTACTGGGGCACCGACGAGAAGTATCCCGAACACCGGCTGCCCTACGTCGACGAACTCAGGATCGTGGTCATGCCGGAGCCGGCCACCCGGCTCGCCGCGCTGCGCGCCGGCCGCGTGGACTACGCCGGCGCCAACGTGGCGACGGCGCTGGAGTGGTTCGACGAGGCGGCGGACCTGCTGCGCACCAATCCCGAGTTGCAGGCGCACCGCCACCACGTCCGCTCCGACCAGGTGTTCGCGATGTACGTGCAGGATGAGCCGTTCGACGACGTGCGCGTGCGCCGCGCCATGCAGATGGCGCTGGACAACGAAACGATCGCCGCGACCGTCTACCAGGGACATGCGCTGACCACCCCGCAGGGGGTGATCGGACGCTCGCAGCGCGGCTACATCGTGCCCTACGAGCAGTGGCCGGCGGACTTGCAGCACGCCTACGGCTACGATCCGGCCGCGGCGGAGGCGCTGCTCGACGAGGCGGGCTACCCGCACGGCGCCGACGGCGTGCGCTTCACGGTCCCCTTGCAGTGGCCGGCGTGGGATGACATGGGCGACTACCAGCACATGGCGTTGCAGTACTGGCGCGCGGTCGGCGTGCAGGTGGAGGTGAACACCGTTCCCGGCCGCCGCTGGATCGCACTGCTCGGTGCGGGGCGACTGCACGGCCTGTCGCCCGCCGTGCTGGGCACGTCGGCCGATCCGCTCAGCGCCCAGCAGTGGCAGGAGCCGGGGCACCGCTGGAACCGCGGCCAGGTGGATGACCCGGTGTACAACGAGTGGCTGGCGAGGGCCCGCGCCGCCGTCACGCTCGATGAGCGCAAGGAGGCGGTCCGGCAGGCCGACTACCGGCTGATCGGGCAGCACTGGTTCACCTGGGGGCCGAGTGCGCCTTCCTTCAACGTCGTCCAGCCCTGGGTTCGCGGGTTCAACGGCGACACCTTCCTCGGCAACGGCCAGACCAACGCCGTATTCGCCCGCCTCTGGATCGACCGCCGCTGA
- a CDS encoding ABC transporter substrate-binding protein — translation MRNCIGPRMWSRVALALLGLTLAAGAAWAGAEAEAPAATTMEREMVIDPTTGMEVPAPQYGGTLTAANDRDIANTDQSVGGLSAGYANSGVVEKLGIANWGIDRSINPLSTEYLDITHYGGALAQSWEQPDPNTFIFTVRENAHWHDKAPMNGRKLTARDIVFNFQRLSGTGPFEEPPPNTSRMPQLNFTRLEAVSDDTVYIEIDTPPLDALKVLIDDNFGFILPPEVIEANGDVADWRTLVGTGPFMLVDWVEAESLTFHKNPDYWGHDEKYPGNQLPYVDEVKVLIMPESATYIAALRAGRIDYIGHNMSTHLSTIDEADSLLRTNPELRANSYYFRSNQVFAMYVQDKPFDDIRVRQAMQMALDNETIAATLYKGQALATPQGVVGRALKDYVIPYEDWSPELQHAYSYDPEGAEALLDAAGYPRGDDGVRFTVPLQQSSTGPLQDYPAIAVEYWKAIGVEVVVDAVDGAEFVSRLDNGQLFGLSPAISGTPYFPLDSLQWQEPGAKWNRGQYDDPVYNDLVKQAREATSYDELKALVKQADHYLVQQHWYTWGPIAPNFNFSQPWVGGFNGDFYMGVWQKNQVFARLWIDQALKAEMGF, via the coding sequence ATGAGGAATTGCATTGGTCCGCGCATGTGGAGCCGCGTGGCACTGGCGCTGCTTGGTCTGACGCTGGCCGCCGGGGCCGCGTGGGCCGGAGCCGAGGCCGAGGCGCCCGCCGCGACCACCATGGAGCGGGAGATGGTGATCGACCCGACCACCGGCATGGAGGTGCCGGCGCCGCAGTATGGCGGCACGCTGACCGCGGCCAACGACCGCGACATCGCCAACACCGACCAGTCGGTGGGCGGCCTGAGCGCGGGCTACGCCAATTCGGGCGTGGTCGAGAAGCTCGGCATCGCCAACTGGGGCATCGACCGCAGCATCAACCCGCTGTCGACCGAGTACCTGGACATCACCCACTACGGCGGAGCGCTGGCGCAGAGTTGGGAGCAGCCGGACCCGAACACGTTCATCTTTACCGTGCGCGAGAACGCGCACTGGCATGACAAGGCGCCGATGAACGGACGCAAGCTGACGGCCCGGGACATCGTATTCAACTTTCAGCGCCTCAGCGGCACCGGCCCGTTCGAGGAGCCGCCGCCGAACACGAGCCGCATGCCGCAGCTCAACTTCACGAGACTGGAGGCGGTCAGCGATGACACCGTGTACATCGAGATCGACACGCCGCCCCTGGATGCGTTGAAGGTGCTGATCGACGACAATTTCGGCTTCATCCTGCCGCCCGAAGTGATCGAGGCCAACGGCGACGTGGCCGACTGGCGCACGCTGGTCGGCACCGGGCCGTTCATGCTGGTGGACTGGGTGGAGGCGGAGTCGCTCACCTTCCACAAGAACCCCGACTACTGGGGGCATGACGAAAAGTATCCCGGCAACCAGCTTCCCTACGTCGACGAGGTCAAGGTGCTGATCATGCCGGAGTCGGCGACCTACATCGCCGCGCTGCGCGCCGGCCGCATCGACTACATCGGCCACAACATGTCGACACACCTGAGCACCATCGACGAAGCGGACAGCCTGCTGCGCACCAACCCGGAGTTGCGCGCCAACTCGTACTACTTCCGTTCCAACCAGGTGTTCGCCATGTACGTGCAGGACAAGCCGTTCGACGACATCCGCGTGCGGCAGGCGATGCAGATGGCGCTCGACAACGAAACCATCGCCGCAACCCTGTACAAGGGCCAGGCGCTGGCGACGCCGCAGGGCGTGGTCGGCCGGGCGTTGAAGGACTACGTGATCCCGTACGAGGATTGGTCGCCGGAGTTGCAGCACGCCTACAGCTATGATCCGGAAGGGGCGGAGGCGCTCCTGGACGCCGCCGGCTATCCGCGCGGTGACGACGGCGTTCGGTTCACGGTACCGCTGCAGCAGTCGAGCACCGGGCCGCTGCAGGACTACCCGGCGATTGCGGTCGAATACTGGAAGGCGATCGGCGTGGAGGTCGTGGTCGACGCGGTGGACGGTGCCGAGTTCGTCAGCCGGCTCGACAACGGCCAGTTGTTCGGGCTGTCGCCGGCCATCTCCGGCACGCCCTACTTCCCGCTCGACTCGCTGCAGTGGCAGGAGCCGGGGGCGAAGTGGAATCGCGGCCAGTACGACGACCCGGTCTACAACGACCTGGTCAAGCAGGCGCGCGAGGCAACCAGCTACGACGAGTTGAAGGCACTGGTGAAGCAGGCCGACCACTACCTGGTGCAGCAGCACTGGTACACCTGGGGCCCGATCGCCCCGAACTTCAACTTCAGCCAGCCGTGGGTCGGCGGTTTCAACGGCGACTTCTACATGGGCGTATGGCAGAAGAACCAGGTGTTCGCCCGCCTGTGGATCGACCAGGCCCTGAAGGCCGAAATGGGCTTCTGA
- a CDS encoding nucleotidyl transferase AbiEii/AbiGii toxin family protein produces MGDRARPRDLYDVINLYRNTEARPQAAVLHDVLQQKCSHRGIPVPTLAELEKSRDNLEGSWRTMLGHQLRALPPVDSFWNELADFFSWLRTGVARVVPGIYRIANGETVIRERTVRLPIAAAARSFLEIIRFAAANHLCVDLRYQGSVRRIEPYSLRRTREGNIVLHAIRKSDGEHRSYRIDRIEGAQTTGQSFIPRYVVELKPQGAIAIPPTAGRSTLPRVRRRPMRVSGSRHGPYHIYECAYCGKRFRRKKRTSRLNPHKDGSGYPCPGRAATFVDTRY; encoded by the coding sequence TTGGGTGACCGCGCGCGTCCCCGCGATCTATACGATGTGATCAATCTCTATCGAAATACCGAAGCGCGTCCGCAGGCCGCCGTGCTGCATGATGTCCTACAGCAGAAGTGCAGTCATCGTGGCATCCCCGTTCCGACGCTCGCTGAACTGGAGAAGTCCAGGGACAATCTGGAGGGATCTTGGCGGACGATGCTTGGCCACCAGCTTCGCGCTCTGCCACCCGTCGATTCGTTCTGGAACGAGCTTGCCGACTTCTTTTCCTGGCTGCGAACCGGCGTGGCGCGCGTCGTGCCCGGGATCTACCGGATTGCCAACGGCGAGACTGTAATCAGAGAACGTACAGTGCGACTGCCGATCGCTGCCGCTGCCCGGTCATTCCTGGAGATCATCCGATTTGCCGCAGCCAACCATCTTTGCGTGGATCTGCGGTACCAAGGATCTGTCCGGCGGATTGAACCGTATTCTCTACGTCGCACGCGTGAGGGGAATATCGTCCTACACGCAATCAGAAAGTCGGATGGCGAGCACCGCAGCTACCGCATAGACCGCATCGAAGGTGCGCAAACAACAGGCCAGAGCTTCATCCCGCGCTACGTGGTCGAACTTAAACCGCAGGGGGCGATCGCTATCCCACCCACCGCAGGACGATCGACATTGCCAAGGGTCCGACGCCGCCCAATGCGCGTGTCAGGGTCACGACATGGGCCGTATCACATCTATGAGTGCGCTTACTGCGGCAAGCGCTTCAGGAGAAAGAAACGGACTTCCCGGTTGAATCCCCACAAGGATGGGTCTGGCTATCCCTGTCCGGGGAGAGCGGCAACCTTCGTCGACACGCGGTACTGA
- a CDS encoding nucleotidyl transferase AbiEii/AbiGii toxin family protein gives MINRREILDIAGTLGLRPQIVEKDYVLGWVLAGIYQHVALAETWIFKGGTCLKKCYFETYRFSEDLDFTITDASHIEQEFLGSVFREIAEWIYEGTGIEIPAELQDFELFENPCGTVSCQGKLSYRGPIAPRSGGLPRIKLDLTPDEILVLRPSQRVIFHDYSDAPQEGIRVRCYAYEEGIRRKGPSVG, from the coding sequence GTGATTAACCGGCGGGAGATTCTGGACATCGCGGGCACCCTTGGGTTGCGCCCTCAGATCGTCGAAAAGGACTACGTGCTTGGCTGGGTTCTCGCTGGTATCTATCAACACGTCGCACTTGCCGAAACGTGGATCTTCAAGGGCGGCACGTGTCTTAAGAAATGCTACTTCGAAACCTACCGATTCTCCGAAGATCTTGACTTTACGATCACCGATGCTTCTCACATTGAACAGGAATTTCTTGGCTCGGTCTTCCGCGAAATCGCGGAATGGATTTACGAGGGGACTGGCATTGAGATCCCGGCAGAGTTGCAGGACTTCGAACTCTTCGAAAACCCGTGTGGCACGGTGTCCTGCCAAGGGAAGCTCAGTTATCGGGGGCCGATCGCGCCACGATCAGGGGGCCTTCCGCGTATCAAACTGGACCTTACGCCCGACGAGATTCTCGTTCTAAGGCCGTCGCAGCGCGTCATATTTCACGACTACAGCGATGCTCCGCAAGAGGGTATCAGAGTCCGATGCTACGCCTATGAGGAGGGCATTCGGAGAAAAGGTCCGAGCGTTGGGTGA